The proteins below come from a single uncultured Carboxylicivirga sp. genomic window:
- a CDS encoding efflux RND transporter periplasmic adaptor subunit: MKTKIFLALLAVVTLMSCNSNKKENSEAGEHAEHEGPEGVVMLNELQREALNLQLGNFQMRNLTTLVKTNGQLEVPPAASADVTAIIGGNVKEIKVFHGDKVNKGQALAILEHPDYIVLQEEFAETANKLEFLEQEYARQKELFENNVGAGKDFQQVKSEYNTAKARYEGLKSRLQLLNLSPDKVKEGSISNTISILSPINGFVNDVNIKVGTYVDAKDQLLSITDNREIHADFMVYENDVHLIENGQKVDFTVSNRPGEELSATIFAIGKEFEPNTRAVHIHARLDKNPGNLIPGMYVSGHIHTDENNTRTLPNNAVVAEGTKSYIFILDESVEAEEHEGHEHEAVAENEEGHEGHDHEAEENHEEHEGEAGHEDENGGHVMAFRMVEVITGKQDGGYTEIKLLSPLADDTQIVMNAAYYLLADMKKEETEHEH; encoded by the coding sequence ATGAAAACGAAAATATTTTTAGCACTTCTTGCAGTAGTAACGCTCATGTCGTGCAACAGCAACAAAAAGGAAAACAGTGAAGCCGGGGAACATGCAGAGCATGAAGGCCCCGAAGGTGTGGTAATGCTGAACGAACTTCAGCGTGAAGCCTTAAATCTGCAATTGGGTAATTTTCAAATGCGAAACCTTACCACACTGGTAAAAACAAACGGACAACTTGAAGTACCACCTGCTGCCAGTGCTGATGTTACGGCCATTATTGGTGGAAATGTAAAAGAAATAAAGGTTTTTCACGGCGATAAAGTAAATAAAGGTCAGGCGTTGGCCATACTGGAGCATCCTGATTATATTGTCCTTCAGGAAGAATTTGCCGAAACAGCCAACAAACTCGAATTTCTTGAACAGGAATATGCCCGTCAGAAAGAACTTTTCGAAAATAACGTGGGTGCAGGTAAAGACTTCCAACAGGTAAAATCGGAATACAACACAGCCAAAGCACGTTACGAAGGTTTAAAATCAAGGCTTCAACTGCTCAATCTTTCGCCCGATAAAGTAAAAGAAGGAAGCATTTCAAACACCATTTCCATACTTTCACCCATCAACGGCTTTGTTAATGATGTAAATATTAAGGTGGGAACCTATGTCGATGCCAAAGACCAGCTTCTTAGCATTACCGACAACCGGGAAATACATGCCGACTTTATGGTGTATGAAAATGATGTACACCTTATAGAAAACGGGCAAAAAGTTGATTTTACCGTTTCCAACCGTCCGGGCGAGGAATTGAGTGCAACCATTTTTGCCATCGGCAAAGAATTTGAACCCAACACCAGGGCAGTACACATCCATGCACGCCTCGATAAAAATCCGGGCAACCTGATTCCGGGCATGTATGTTTCGGGGCATATCCACACCGATGAAAATAACACCCGAACCCTTCCTAACAATGCTGTGGTTGCCGAAGGAACTAAATCCTATATCTTTATTTTGGATGAATCGGTTGAAGCAGAAGAACACGAGGGGCATGAACATGAAGCAGTAGCAGAAAACGAAGAAGGACACGAAGGACACGACCATGAGGCTGAGGAAAACCATGAGGAACATGAGGGCGAAGCAGGACACGAAGACGAAAATGGGGGTCATGTAATGGCTTTCCGCATGGTAGAAGTAATAACCGGAAAGCAAGACGGTGGCTACACCGAAATAAAGTTGCTCAGTCCCTTAGCTGATGATACTCAAATTGTAATGAACGCAGCATACTATCTGCTGGCCGATATGAAAAAAGAAGAAACAGAACACGAACATTAA
- a CDS encoding CusA/CzcA family heavy metal efflux RND transporter — MINRIISFSIKNKALIGLMTIGLIIGGIWSMTKVPLDAVPDITNNQVQVITTAPNLGTEDIEQFVTYQVELSVANLPGVTEIRSVSRFGLSVVTIVFEDNMGTYLPRQLVSEALAEIKENIPEGFAEPFMAPISTGLGEIYQYTLEVQPGYDTLYDDMELRTMQEWIVKRQMAMVPGVVEVNSFGGRGKQYEISINPDKLRSMNLTIADIFEALEDNNQNTGGAYIEKKFQANFIRGEGLMRSIDDIRNTPVANVNGQPVFIRDVAEVKYGSFVRYGAFTKNGKGEAVGGIVMMLKGENSNDVIKDVKERMALIQKSLPEGVKIESFLDRSKLIKSTTSTVAENLSLGALIVIFVLVIFLGNLRGGLLVASTIPLALLFSFIMMKVFGVWANLMSLGAIDFGILVDGAVIIVESMIFYLHRNEFIGKKLGLPQRNEIAYNSASKMMNSAFFGQLIILIVFIPVLALQGVEGKMFIPMAMTFGFAVLGVMVLCLTYIPMMAALFLKPPKTDKKTWGEKFIIKLENLYEPVIAWALRKGKLVLGIALVLLISGGFLFSRMGAEFIPQLDEGDFAFQAFLKPGTSLSEVEKASTRIEQIVLENFPDEIESIQSRIGVADLPTDPMPIDIADIFVILTPEDEWTKVESKQELIDKVKEKVSVLPGINYEFTQPIEMRFNELLTGIREDVAIKLYGDDLNMLADKAEEISGLIAGIEGIEGIKAEATRGLPQITVKYNRTKLGQYGLKIKDLNTVVETAFSGGVAGVIYEGERMFDLVVRLDEAHRQSIDDLRNLFVNTPDGNQVPLKEVAEISYQPGPMQISRDNTNRRTYVGINVEGRDIKSLVEEIQQTLDEKLELPSGYYIRYGGAFENLERASKRLTLVVPLALALIFMLVFFAIKSFKQTLMIYVAIPFAAVGGIFSLYLRDMPFSISAGVGFIVLFGVAVLNGLVLISGFNELKEEGKLSIGEIIKQGSLRRIRPIFLTASTDILGFLPMAISTSAGAEVQRPLATVVIGGMLTSTLLTLVVLPILYKMVESGKTKLKVPKLNTTVIAVLLIIVGIGASGTLKAQENSVTLEQAIERAKENYPSLKAASLDVEKQKALKATAYDLGNTSIYTGKEETGNGAVGIQNQIGVTQSEIDLFGIPAKTKLNKSRTDLAVSKLELTENELVRNVSLAWYRSLVAKKQTELYNQLDSIYTNFLKAAELRFKTQQTSKVEYLSASAKYKELMVNMKQAESEYLASLQILNQYLMYPGGVKITDAGQAWDKTIHAAFSVDSLNNVPLLNYYRKQLDVSDAEWKAEKANFLPKLDLGYSRQSVDGTSGFYGWEAGISVPLLFFSQSGKTKAARINYQITGQEYKQRELELNASYKELLSRYKVMSEVLEYYKSEALPLAAEQIEAANLGYRLGSLSYIEFIQNTESAIKTRQEYLSRLSDFFEIKEQLEYITGQ, encoded by the coding sequence ATGATAAACAGAATCATATCTTTTTCAATAAAGAACAAAGCTCTCATTGGTTTAATGACCATAGGGCTTATTATCGGGGGCATTTGGTCAATGACCAAAGTACCATTAGATGCCGTGCCCGACATTACCAACAACCAGGTGCAGGTAATAACCACCGCACCCAATTTGGGAACCGAAGACATAGAGCAGTTTGTAACCTATCAGGTGGAACTTTCGGTGGCTAACTTGCCGGGGGTTACCGAAATCCGCTCTGTTTCACGGTTCGGATTGTCAGTGGTAACAATAGTATTCGAGGACAATATGGGGACATACCTTCCCCGGCAATTGGTAAGCGAGGCATTGGCCGAAATTAAGGAGAACATCCCTGAAGGATTTGCCGAGCCCTTTATGGCACCCATCAGTACCGGATTGGGTGAGATTTACCAATACACGCTGGAAGTACAGCCCGGCTACGATACTCTTTACGATGACATGGAGCTGCGCACCATGCAGGAATGGATTGTAAAACGCCAGATGGCAATGGTCCCCGGTGTGGTTGAAGTAAACTCCTTTGGCGGACGTGGCAAACAATACGAAATTTCCATAAACCCCGATAAGCTTCGCAGCATGAACCTGACCATTGCTGACATTTTTGAGGCTTTGGAAGATAATAATCAGAATACCGGAGGGGCTTACATTGAGAAAAAATTTCAGGCCAACTTTATCCGTGGCGAAGGTTTAATGCGTTCGATTGATGACATTCGAAATACCCCTGTTGCCAATGTAAACGGGCAACCTGTTTTTATACGTGATGTGGCTGAAGTAAAATATGGCAGTTTTGTTCGCTATGGGGCATTTACCAAAAATGGTAAAGGTGAAGCCGTAGGAGGTATTGTAATGATGCTTAAGGGCGAAAACTCCAACGATGTCATCAAGGATGTGAAGGAACGTATGGCCTTAATTCAAAAATCGTTGCCGGAAGGTGTGAAAATTGAATCTTTCCTCGACCGCAGCAAACTGATAAAAAGCACCACATCCACTGTAGCCGAAAACCTTTCACTGGGGGCGCTCATCGTAATCTTTGTCCTTGTCATCTTTTTGGGCAATTTACGGGGCGGTTTGCTGGTAGCTTCTACCATACCGCTTGCCCTGCTCTTTTCGTTTATCATGATGAAAGTTTTTGGTGTTTGGGCAAACCTGATGAGCCTCGGGGCTATCGACTTTGGGATTCTTGTCGATGGGGCGGTAATCATCGTGGAAAGCATGATTTTTTACCTGCACCGGAATGAATTTATCGGGAAAAAACTGGGGCTGCCCCAACGCAACGAAATTGCCTACAATTCAGCCAGTAAAATGATGAACTCCGCATTTTTCGGGCAGCTGATTATCCTTATTGTTTTTATTCCTGTACTGGCATTGCAGGGTGTGGAGGGCAAAATGTTTATACCCATGGCCATGACCTTTGGTTTTGCCGTGTTGGGTGTGATGGTGCTGTGTCTTACCTACATCCCTATGATGGCAGCACTTTTCCTGAAACCTCCGAAAACAGATAAAAAAACCTGGGGAGAGAAATTTATTATAAAGCTTGAAAACCTGTACGAACCGGTAATTGCCTGGGCTTTACGCAAAGGTAAGCTTGTATTGGGAATTGCCTTGGTGCTTTTAATTTCGGGAGGATTCCTTTTCTCACGTATGGGAGCCGAATTTATTCCTCAGTTGGACGAAGGCGATTTTGCTTTCCAGGCTTTTCTGAAGCCCGGAACATCGCTATCTGAGGTAGAAAAAGCCTCTACCCGTATTGAACAGATAGTATTGGAAAATTTTCCAGACGAGATAGAATCCATTCAAAGCCGTATTGGGGTGGCTGATTTACCTACCGACCCCATGCCGATTGATATTGCCGATATATTTGTCATTCTCACACCGGAAGATGAATGGACAAAGGTTGAATCAAAACAGGAACTGATTGATAAGGTAAAAGAAAAGGTAAGTGTTTTGCCCGGTATAAACTACGAATTTACCCAGCCAATCGAGATGCGGTTCAACGAGCTTTTAACCGGAATTCGTGAAGATGTGGCTATTAAATTGTACGGTGATGACCTGAATATGCTGGCTGATAAAGCCGAAGAAATTTCCGGTTTAATTGCAGGTATTGAAGGCATTGAAGGCATAAAAGCCGAAGCAACCCGTGGGCTGCCTCAAATAACGGTAAAATACAACCGTACCAAACTGGGGCAGTACGGGTTAAAAATAAAAGACCTGAATACCGTGGTAGAGACTGCTTTTAGCGGTGGCGTTGCCGGGGTTATCTATGAAGGTGAACGTATGTTCGACCTTGTGGTTCGACTTGATGAAGCACACCGACAGAGTATTGACGACCTTCGGAATTTATTTGTGAATACTCCCGATGGAAATCAGGTTCCCCTAAAGGAAGTAGCTGAAATCAGCTATCAACCCGGCCCGATGCAAATTAGCCGCGACAATACCAACAGGCGTACTTATGTAGGTATTAACGTGGAAGGCAGGGACATTAAATCGCTGGTAGAAGAAATTCAACAGACGCTCGATGAAAAACTGGAACTGCCTTCGGGTTATTACATTCGCTACGGTGGTGCTTTTGAAAACCTCGAACGAGCATCAAAACGTCTTACTCTGGTTGTACCGCTTGCGTTGGCATTGATATTTATGCTTGTTTTCTTTGCCATTAAATCGTTTAAACAAACCCTGATGATTTATGTGGCCATTCCTTTTGCAGCAGTGGGGGGTATTTTTTCGCTTTACCTACGCGATATGCCTTTCAGTATTTCGGCAGGAGTCGGCTTTATTGTACTCTTTGGTGTGGCAGTATTGAACGGGCTGGTTTTGATAAGCGGTTTTAACGAGTTGAAAGAAGAAGGAAAACTCAGTATTGGCGAAATTATTAAACAGGGTTCCCTTCGCCGGATACGCCCTATATTCCTGACTGCATCAACCGATATACTGGGTTTCCTGCCTATGGCTATTTCCACCTCAGCAGGGGCAGAAGTGCAACGCCCGCTTGCCACCGTGGTTATTGGCGGCATGTTAACATCAACACTTCTAACACTGGTTGTGTTGCCCATACTTTACAAGATGGTTGAATCAGGAAAAACCAAACTGAAAGTGCCAAAACTCAATACCACGGTAATAGCCGTTCTGCTCATCATAGTCGGTATTGGTGCTTCAGGCACCCTGAAAGCACAGGAAAATTCAGTTACCCTTGAGCAGGCAATTGAACGGGCAAAAGAAAACTACCCTTCGTTAAAAGCAGCTTCGCTCGATGTGGAGAAACAAAAAGCCCTGAAAGCTACAGCTTACGATTTGGGCAATACGTCCATCTACACCGGTAAAGAGGAAACCGGAAACGGAGCGGTGGGTATTCAAAACCAAATAGGGGTTACACAATCGGAAATTGACTTATTTGGCATACCTGCCAAAACCAAACTGAATAAATCACGTACCGACCTTGCTGTTTCAAAACTTGAACTGACAGAAAATGAACTGGTAAGAAACGTGAGCCTTGCATGGTACAGGTCACTGGTTGCAAAAAAGCAAACAGAATTGTACAATCAGCTTGACAGTATTTATACCAATTTTCTGAAAGCTGCCGAATTGCGGTTTAAAACCCAACAAACATCCAAAGTTGAGTACCTTTCTGCCTCGGCTAAATACAAAGAGTTAATGGTGAATATGAAACAGGCTGAGAGCGAATACCTGGCATCGCTGCAAATTCTGAACCAGTACCTGATGTACCCTGGCGGTGTTAAAATTACCGATGCCGGACAAGCATGGGATAAAACGATTCATGCTGCCTTTTCAGTTGATTCATTAAACAATGTTCCCTTATTAAATTATTACAGGAAGCAGCTTGATGTATCCGATGCAGAGTGGAAAGCCGAAAAGGCCAATTTTTTACCCAAACTAGATTTGGGGTACTCGCGGCAATCGGTCGATGGCACTTCGGGTTTTTATGGTTGGGAAGCAGGCATTTCCGTTCCTTTACTGTTCTTTTCCCAGTCAGGGAAAACAAAAGCCGCCCGTATCAATTACCAGATTACCGGACAGGAATACAAGCAAAGGGAATTGGAACTGAATGCCTCTTACAAGGAACTTTTAAGCCGTTACAAAGTAATGAGCGAAGTGCTGGAATATTATAAAAGCGAAGCTCTGCCGCTTGCTGCCGAACAAATTGAAGCGGCAAACCTGGGTTACCGGTTGGGCAGCCTCAGTTATATTGAATTTATCCAGAATACCGAATCAGCCATAAAAACCAGGCAGGAATATTTATCACGGCTATCAGATTTCTTCGAAATTAAGGAGCAATTGGAATACATAACAGGTCAATAA
- a CDS encoding DEAD/DEAH box helicase family protein encodes MELKPYQQQVINDLDKFLEYLNTFQDSAKAFNQFWEDKVGKYQANLDGSYSGMRPYKNNIPGATHIAIKVPTAGGKTFIACNALHSIFKSFDVTRPKAVVWLVPWSNLLQQTAGHLSNPTHPYREKLNALFGNRVEVFEKEELLQGAGFNPTSAKEQLNIFVFNFSSIRINSTKKDDRKVYEQNGALEQFRGFVDKDLVIDDTDETALINVIRSLNPVVVVDESHNAESVLSVEMLNNLNPSVVLDLTATPKENSNIISFVNAMALKKEHMVKLPVIVYNHHKKEEVITSALHLQRQLELLAIEEEKVTGKYIRPIILFQAQSNIKGKDNTTYIHIKEQLTKLRIPEEQIKIKVSGLDELKGINLMAKDCEVRYIITVNALKEGWDCPNAYILASLADKSSAVDVEQILGRVLRQPHVTKHQSPLLNLSFVLSASSKFQETLDNIVKALQDSGFSKEDYYAEEEPEVELTNNEVLQQELFGTSPVSSGNSEDGKVPVDEINIDEIDFDPNVELDSNQIGSTTDIVKQITQKGESEGKSFEQKAESYTEDNTDYLLREMGKQPKKYRIEDPFVDVVNDLAIPQFYRKVPADELHDTIMFEELKQEEQLLNRNSLLKGFKLASKSTEINFDDTATEVFQVDYNESKHTATKQKVSIRAKAILVDTILAKPKENQIKDITQLIVRKLGDMTPISHEDITKYVTRVFEDLNNDQIRDIINNEFLYISKIKAKVRELESEYAREQFQRLLDTNNILVKPSFRFPNELTQISPSIAIDKSLYEAEASMNGFEQEVIMNIASLENVVFWHRNVEKRGFALNGFESNHYPDFIIFTRNGNLILLETKGDHLDNDESRAKNLLGKKWAEKAGDNFKYFMVFQKKEVPDTYTAQSITEIVRML; translated from the coding sequence GTGGAATTAAAACCATATCAACAACAAGTAATTAACGACTTAGATAAGTTTCTTGAATATTTAAACACCTTTCAGGATTCTGCAAAAGCGTTTAATCAATTTTGGGAAGATAAAGTAGGGAAATACCAAGCCAACTTAGATGGCTCCTATTCAGGCATGCGCCCTTACAAAAACAATATTCCGGGAGCTACACATATTGCTATCAAAGTCCCAACAGCAGGGGGCAAAACTTTTATTGCTTGTAATGCACTTCATTCAATTTTCAAGTCGTTTGATGTTACAAGACCTAAAGCAGTCGTATGGTTGGTTCCTTGGTCGAATCTTTTGCAGCAAACAGCCGGACATCTATCAAACCCCACACATCCTTACAGAGAGAAACTGAATGCTCTATTTGGCAATAGGGTCGAGGTCTTTGAAAAAGAGGAATTATTACAGGGCGCCGGATTTAATCCAACCTCGGCAAAAGAACAGCTGAATATTTTTGTGTTCAATTTCAGCAGCATCCGAATTAATTCAACAAAAAAGGATGACCGTAAGGTATATGAGCAAAATGGAGCTTTAGAACAATTTCGGGGTTTTGTTGATAAGGATTTAGTGATTGATGACACCGATGAAACGGCTTTGATAAATGTGATACGGTCATTAAATCCTGTTGTCGTGGTTGACGAAAGCCACAATGCCGAAAGCGTATTAAGTGTGGAGATGCTGAATAATCTGAATCCCTCTGTAGTTTTGGATTTAACAGCAACTCCTAAAGAAAACAGCAACATCATCAGCTTTGTGAATGCAATGGCTCTCAAAAAAGAGCACATGGTAAAGCTTCCAGTAATTGTTTACAACCACCATAAAAAGGAAGAGGTAATTACCAGTGCTTTGCATTTGCAACGACAACTGGAGTTGCTGGCCATTGAGGAAGAAAAAGTGACAGGCAAATACATCCGCCCCATCATTCTATTCCAAGCGCAATCGAATATTAAGGGAAAGGACAACACAACCTACATTCACATCAAAGAGCAATTAACGAAACTGAGGATTCCCGAAGAGCAAATCAAAATCAAAGTGAGTGGTTTGGATGAGTTAAAGGGTATCAATCTGATGGCCAAGGATTGCGAAGTCCGTTATATCATTACTGTCAATGCGCTTAAAGAAGGATGGGATTGTCCCAATGCCTATATTTTGGCTTCATTGGCTGATAAGTCATCAGCAGTGGATGTGGAGCAAATTTTAGGTCGTGTTCTCCGCCAACCACACGTAACCAAACACCAAAGCCCATTGCTTAACCTTTCATTTGTATTATCGGCGAGTTCCAAATTTCAGGAGACCTTGGATAATATTGTGAAAGCCTTACAAGATTCAGGCTTTAGCAAAGAGGACTATTATGCTGAAGAAGAGCCTGAGGTTGAATTGACCAACAATGAGGTACTACAACAAGAGCTATTTGGAACAAGCCCGGTGTCTTCTGGTAATTCAGAAGATGGTAAGGTTCCTGTTGACGAAATTAACATTGACGAAATTGATTTTGACCCAAATGTCGAGTTGGATTCCAACCAGATAGGAAGTACAACTGATATTGTTAAGCAAATTACTCAAAAGGGCGAATCAGAGGGTAAATCATTCGAGCAAAAAGCAGAATCCTACACAGAAGATAATACTGACTATTTATTACGGGAAATGGGTAAACAGCCAAAGAAATATAGAATTGAAGACCCTTTTGTTGATGTGGTAAACGACTTGGCAATTCCTCAGTTCTATCGAAAAGTTCCGGCAGATGAACTGCATGACACCATCATGTTTGAGGAATTGAAGCAGGAGGAGCAATTATTGAACCGCAACAGTCTTTTAAAAGGTTTTAAGCTTGCTTCCAAAAGCACCGAAATTAATTTCGATGACACGGCTACCGAAGTATTTCAGGTGGATTACAACGAATCGAAGCATACTGCAACAAAACAAAAAGTTTCAATAAGAGCAAAAGCCATTCTTGTTGATACAATTCTGGCTAAGCCCAAAGAGAATCAGATTAAAGACATCACACAGCTCATCGTCCGTAAATTGGGCGACATGACCCCTATTTCGCATGAAGACATTACAAAGTATGTGACCCGTGTTTTTGAGGATTTAAACAACGACCAAATACGTGACATTATCAACAATGAATTCTTGTACATCAGCAAGATAAAGGCAAAAGTAAGAGAACTTGAATCGGAATACGCAAGAGAGCAGTTTCAAAGGCTTTTAGATACCAATAACATCTTGGTAAAACCAAGCTTTAGGTTCCCCAATGAATTAACTCAGATAAGCCCAAGTATTGCCATCGACAAGTCGCTATACGAAGCAGAAGCCTCAATGAATGGATTTGAGCAGGAGGTAATCATGAATATTGCATCTCTTGAAAATGTGGTGTTCTGGCACCGAAATGTTGAGAAACGTGGATTTGCCTTAAACGGATTTGAAAGCAATCATTATCCTGACTTCATTATTTTTACCAGAAATGGAAACCTGATTCTCCTTGAAACAAAGGGCGACCATTTGGATAACGATGAAAGTCGTGCCAAAAACCTACTTGGTAAAAAGTGGGCAGAAAAAGCCGGAGACAATTTCAAGTATTTCATGGTATTTCAAAAGAAGGAAGTGCCAGATACTTATACGGCACAGTCAATTACAGAGATTGTAAGGATGTTGTAA
- a CDS encoding Fur family transcriptional regulator — translation MKEDIDKQLQTRNIKPTSMRQLVLQVLTEQKTAISLPELENKFEKADKTTLYRTLKTFVENKLIHSIDDGTGSVKYALCQEACECHPEDLHVHFLCTVCGQTYCLTDVAVPKINLPAKFQLESVNMVVRGVCPSCDK, via the coding sequence ATGAAAGAAGATATTGACAAACAACTCCAAACCCGGAACATCAAACCAACTTCTATGCGACAGTTGGTTTTGCAGGTCTTGACTGAACAAAAAACAGCCATAAGTTTACCGGAGCTGGAAAACAAATTTGAAAAGGCGGACAAGACCACATTGTACCGAACGCTTAAAACTTTTGTAGAAAACAAGCTAATTCACAGCATCGATGATGGCACGGGTTCGGTAAAATATGCTTTGTGCCAAGAAGCCTGTGAATGCCACCCCGAAGACCTTCATGTTCATTTTTTATGTACCGTTTGTGGGCAGACTTATTGCCTTACAGATGTAGCCGTTCCCAAAATTAATTTACCAGCCAAATTTCAACTAGAAAGTGTGAACATGGTAGTGAGAGGGGTGTGTCCCAGCTGCGACAAATAA
- a CDS encoding P-II family nitrogen regulator, which produces MKEIKAFIRPNKVNDIVHHLKDAGFENMTISSAEGTGKLQDEAAFVSQKFSITDSEVAKLELVVNKNDVDKVVHIISEQGKTLNPGDGIIYVSDVNQIYRVKDGLKNGN; this is translated from the coding sequence ATGAAAGAAATAAAAGCATTTATACGCCCCAATAAAGTGAATGATATTGTTCACCATTTAAAAGATGCAGGTTTTGAGAACATGACCATTTCATCGGCAGAGGGAACGGGAAAGTTGCAGGATGAAGCCGCATTTGTTTCCCAAAAATTTTCAATTACCGACAGCGAGGTGGCCAAACTTGAACTTGTTGTCAATAAAAACGATGTGGACAAAGTAGTACATATTATTTCGGAGCAGGGCAAAACCTTAAATCCCGGCGATGGTATTATTTATGTTTCGGATGTAAACCAAATTTACCGGGTGAAAGATGGTTTGAAAAATGGAAATTAA